One window of the Streptomyces sp. TS71-3 genome contains the following:
- a CDS encoding UDP-N-acetylmuramoyl-L-alanyl-D-glutamate--2,6-diaminopimelate ligase produces MTTITPDPSNAPEPEATPAAADQGTQPGGDAVRPPGSFGSPPAGPGTLTAVPHADQPPVTREGPQATSPGPPRPARVTPTPLAQLADQVGLRTVTGPAGSHEDVAVTGITHDSRAVRPGDMYAALPGARLHGADFAAQAADLGAVAILTDPAGGERAAATGLPVLTVGDPRGRMGELAATVYGHPGRDLLQIGITGTSGKTTTAYLVQGGLSAAGGLAGLIGTVETRIGEERIKSERTTPEATDLQALFAVMRERGVTSVAMEVSSHALVLGRVDGCVFDVAVFTNLSPEHMEFHSDMEDYFRAKAQLFTKQRSRAGVVNLDDEWGRRLISEAEVPVTTFSAEGHPDADWRAEEVEVGPLRSTFVAVGPGGRRVEAVSPLSGPFNVSNALAAIVALAVAGIDPQTAARGIGEVPGVPGRLERVDAGQGYLAVVDYAHKTDAVESVLRALRKVTEGSLRIVIGCGGDRDRTKRGPMGAAAARLADEAVLTSDNPRSEDPLAILATMLAGAAEVPAHERGEVAVFEDRAAAIAAAVAHARPGDTVLIAGKGHEQGQDIAGVVRPFDDRQVLREAIQQTQG; encoded by the coding sequence GTGACAACGATCACTCCCGACCCCTCGAACGCACCCGAGCCCGAGGCCACCCCCGCCGCCGCCGACCAGGGCACGCAGCCGGGAGGTGACGCGGTGCGACCGCCCGGCTCCTTTGGCTCGCCGCCCGCCGGGCCCGGTACGCTCACCGCCGTGCCACACGCTGATCAGCCCCCGGTAACCCGAGAAGGCCCCCAGGCGACCTCCCCAGGGCCGCCCCGGCCCGCCCGGGTGACGCCCACGCCCCTCGCCCAGCTCGCCGACCAGGTGGGCCTGCGCACCGTCACGGGACCGGCCGGCTCCCACGAGGACGTCGCCGTCACCGGCATCACCCACGACTCGCGCGCGGTGCGCCCGGGCGACATGTACGCCGCACTGCCCGGCGCCCGGCTGCACGGCGCCGACTTCGCCGCGCAGGCCGCCGACCTCGGTGCCGTCGCCATCCTCACCGACCCCGCGGGCGGCGAGCGCGCCGCGGCCACCGGGCTGCCCGTGCTCACCGTCGGTGACCCCCGCGGCCGGATGGGCGAGCTGGCGGCGACGGTCTACGGGCACCCGGGCCGCGACCTGCTCCAGATCGGCATCACCGGCACCTCCGGCAAGACCACCACCGCGTACCTGGTGCAGGGCGGGCTGTCCGCGGCCGGCGGCCTGGCCGGCCTGATCGGCACGGTCGAGACCCGCATCGGCGAGGAGCGGATCAAGTCCGAGCGGACCACCCCCGAGGCCACCGACCTCCAGGCGCTCTTCGCGGTCATGAGGGAACGCGGTGTGACCTCGGTCGCCATGGAGGTCTCCAGCCACGCCCTGGTGCTCGGCCGGGTGGACGGCTGCGTCTTCGACGTCGCCGTCTTCACCAACCTCAGCCCGGAGCACATGGAGTTCCACTCCGACATGGAGGACTACTTCCGGGCGAAGGCGCAGCTGTTCACCAAGCAGCGCTCCCGCGCCGGCGTGGTCAACCTGGACGACGAGTGGGGCCGCAGGCTGATCTCCGAGGCCGAGGTGCCCGTGACGACCTTCTCCGCCGAGGGCCACCCCGACGCGGACTGGCGGGCCGAGGAGGTCGAGGTGGGCCCGCTCCGCTCCACCTTCGTGGCCGTCGGCCCCGGGGGCCGGCGGGTCGAGGCCGTCTCGCCGCTGTCCGGCCCGTTCAACGTCTCCAACGCGCTCGCCGCGATCGTCGCGCTCGCCGTCGCCGGCATCGACCCCCAGACCGCCGCCCGCGGCATCGGCGAGGTGCCCGGGGTGCCGGGCCGCCTGGAGCGCGTGGACGCGGGCCAGGGCTACCTGGCCGTCGTCGACTACGCCCACAAGACCGACGCCGTCGAGTCGGTGCTGCGCGCGCTGCGCAAGGTCACCGAGGGCAGCCTGCGGATCGTGATCGGCTGCGGGGGAGACCGCGACCGGACCAAGCGCGGGCCCATGGGCGCCGCCGCGGCCCGCCTCGCCGACGAGGCCGTGCTGACCTCGGACAACCCGCGCTCCGAGGACCCGCTGGCGATCCTCGCCACCATGCTGGCGGGCGCCGCCGAGGTACCCGCCCACGAGCGGGGCGAGGTCGCCGTCTTCGAGGACCGGGCCGCCGCCATCGCCGCCGCCGTGGCGCACGCCCGGCCCGGCGACACCGTGCTGATCGCCGGAAAGGGGCACGAGCAGGGCCAGGACATCGCCGGGGTGGTCCGGCCCTTCGACGACCGCCAAGTGCTCCGCGAAGCAATCCAGCAGACCCAGGGATGA
- the murF gene encoding UDP-N-acetylmuramoyl-tripeptide--D-alanyl-D-alanine ligase yields MIALSLAEIATIVGGQTHDIPDPSALVTGSVVHDSRAVEPGGLFVAFAGERVDGHDFARGAVEAGAVAVLAARPLGVPAIVVPDVQVALGALARAVVERLGATLVALTGSAGKTSTKDLIAQVLATKAPTVWTPGSLNNEIGLPLTALTATEKTRYLVLEMGARGVGHIRYLTSLTPPRIGVVLNVGTAHIGEFGGREQIALAKGEMVESLPGADESGIAVLNADDPLVSAMASRTKARVVYFGESGEADVRAENIHLTATGQPAFRLHTPSGCSAVTLRLYGEHHVSNALAAAAVAHELGLSVDEIAQALSEAGTLSRWRMEVTERPDGVTVVNDAYNANPESMRAALRALAAMGEARRAEGGRTWAVLGLMAELGDEALAEHDAVGRLAVRLNLSKLVAVGGREAAWLRAGAYNEGSWGEESVHVSDAQAAIDLLRRELRPGDVVLVKASRSLGLEQVATALLEEAGHSDSGEGEVAAR; encoded by the coding sequence GTGATCGCCCTCTCCCTCGCCGAGATCGCCACCATCGTCGGCGGGCAGACCCATGACATACCGGATCCGTCCGCACTGGTGACCGGATCCGTCGTGCACGACTCCCGCGCCGTGGAACCGGGCGGCCTGTTCGTCGCCTTCGCGGGCGAGCGCGTCGACGGGCACGACTTCGCGCGCGGGGCCGTCGAGGCGGGCGCCGTCGCCGTACTGGCCGCGCGGCCCCTCGGCGTACCCGCGATCGTGGTCCCCGACGTCCAGGTGGCGCTCGGGGCCCTCGCCCGCGCCGTCGTCGAGCGGCTGGGCGCCACCCTGGTTGCGCTCACCGGATCCGCCGGCAAGACGAGCACCAAGGACCTCATCGCCCAGGTGCTCGCCACGAAGGCACCCACCGTATGGACGCCCGGCTCTCTCAACAACGAGATCGGGTTGCCGCTGACCGCGCTGACGGCCACCGAGAAGACCCGCTACCTGGTCCTGGAGATGGGCGCCCGTGGCGTAGGCCACATCCGCTACCTCACCAGCCTCACCCCGCCCAGGATCGGCGTCGTCCTGAACGTCGGCACCGCGCACATCGGCGAGTTCGGCGGCCGGGAGCAGATCGCCCTGGCCAAGGGCGAGATGGTGGAGTCCCTGCCAGGCGCGGACGAGAGCGGCATCGCGGTCCTCAACGCCGACGACCCCCTGGTGAGCGCCATGGCCTCCCGCACCAAGGCCCGCGTGGTGTACTTCGGGGAATCCGGCGAAGCGGACGTAAGAGCCGAGAACATCCACCTCACAGCCACCGGACAGCCGGCCTTCCGCCTCCACACACCCTCCGGGTGCAGTGCCGTGACCTTGCGCCTGTACGGTGAGCACCACGTGTCGAACGCGCTTGCCGCGGCCGCCGTAGCCCATGAGTTGGGCCTGTCCGTGGACGAGATCGCCCAGGCGCTCTCCGAAGCGGGCACCCTCTCCCGCTGGCGTATGGAGGTCACCGAGCGCCCGGACGGCGTGACGGTGGTCAACGACGCCTACAACGCGAACCCCGAGTCCATGCGAGCCGCCCTGCGGGCACTCGCGGCAATGGGCGAAGCCCGGCGGGCCGAAGGGGGGCGTACGTGGGCGGTGCTCGGTCTGATGGCCGAGCTCGGGGACGAGGCTCTCGCCGAGCACGACGCGGTCGGACGGCTTGCCGTCCGGCTCAACCTGAGCAAGCTCGTGGCAGTCGGAGGCAGGGAAGCGGCCTGGCTGCGCGCGGGCGCCTACAACGAGGGTTCGTGGGGTGAGGAGTCGGTGCACGTGTCCGACGCACAGGCGGCGATCGACCTGTTGCGCAGAGAGCTGCGCCCGGGGGATGTCGTGCTCGTGAAGGCGTCCAGGTCGCTGGGCCTGGAGCAGGTCGCCACGGCGCTCCTGGAAGAGGCCGGCCACAGTGACTCGGGCGAGGGCGAGGTCGCCGCCCGATGA
- the mraY gene encoding phospho-N-acetylmuramoyl-pentapeptide-transferase: MMNQILFSGVIGLFLTLVGTPVLIKLLARKGYGQYIRDDGPREHHSKRGTPTMGGIAFILATIVAYFLSKVISGKPPTFSGVLVLGLMAGMGLVGFLDDYIKIVKRRSLGLRAKAKMAGQLIVGIGFAILGLMFADSHGNTPASTKLSFTADFGWSIGPVIFVVWALFMILAMSNGVNLTDGLDGLATGASVMVFGAYTFIGVWQFQEACANAATLTNPAACFEVRDPLDLAVVASALMGACFGFLWWNTSPAKIFMGDTGSLALGGALAGLAICSRTELLLALLGGLFVLITMSVVIQVGSFRLTGRRVFRMAPLQHHFELKGWSEVLVVVRFWIIQGMCVIVGLGLFYAGWAAEK, from the coding sequence ATGATGAACCAGATCCTGTTCTCGGGAGTCATCGGTCTCTTCCTGACTCTCGTGGGCACGCCTGTGCTGATCAAACTGCTCGCCCGCAAGGGATACGGTCAGTACATCCGGGACGACGGGCCGCGCGAGCACCACAGCAAGCGCGGCACGCCGACCATGGGTGGCATCGCGTTCATCCTGGCGACGATCGTCGCCTACTTCCTCAGCAAGGTGATCAGCGGCAAGCCGCCCACCTTCTCCGGGGTGCTGGTGCTCGGCCTGATGGCGGGCATGGGCCTGGTCGGCTTCCTCGACGACTACATCAAGATCGTGAAGCGGCGCTCGCTGGGCCTGCGGGCCAAGGCCAAGATGGCGGGCCAGCTCATCGTCGGCATCGGCTTCGCCATCCTCGGGCTGATGTTCGCGGACTCCCACGGCAACACACCGGCGTCCACGAAGCTCTCCTTCACCGCGGACTTCGGGTGGTCCATCGGGCCCGTCATCTTCGTGGTCTGGGCGCTGTTCATGATCCTCGCCATGTCCAACGGCGTGAACCTCACCGACGGCCTGGACGGTCTGGCCACCGGTGCCTCGGTGATGGTCTTCGGCGCCTATACCTTCATCGGTGTGTGGCAGTTCCAGGAAGCGTGCGCCAACGCCGCGACGCTCACCAACCCCGCGGCCTGCTTCGAGGTGCGCGATCCGCTCGACCTCGCCGTCGTCGCCTCGGCGCTGATGGGCGCCTGTTTCGGCTTCCTGTGGTGGAACACCTCACCCGCCAAGATCTTCATGGGGGACACCGGTTCCCTGGCGCTCGGCGGCGCCCTCGCGGGCCTCGCCATCTGCTCCCGCACGGAACTGCTCCTCGCCCTGCTCGGCGGCCTCTTCGTCCTGATCACCATGTCCGTCGTGATCCAGGTGGGCTCCTTCCGCCTCACCGGCAGGCGGGTCTTCAGGATGGCCCCGTTGCAGCACCACTTCGAACTCAAGGGCTGGTCCGAGGTCCTGGTCGTGGTCCGCTTCTGGATCATCCAGGGCATGTGCGTGATCGTCGGCCTCGGGCTCTTCTACGCAGGGTGGGCGGCAGAGAAATGA
- the murD gene encoding UDP-N-acetylmuramoyl-L-alanine--D-glutamate ligase, producing the protein MTQQPVWAGQHITVAGLGVSGISAARALAGLGADITVVDGGDSPVLRERAEKLRAEHISVRLGDGATLPPGTTLVVTSPGWKPTSPLFAAAAAAGVQVVGDVEIAWRLRGTGAPQGQDGGPAPWLAVTGTNGKTTTVRMLASILAAAGLRTTAVGNIGTPIIDVILSGEPYDVLAVELSSYQLHWAPSLRAHSAAVLNLAPDHLDWHGSMEAYAADKGRIYTGNQVACVYNDADKATEDLVREADVEEGCRAIGFTLSAPAPSQLGVVDGVLVDRAFVPDRQSQAQELAEVSDVQPPAPHNIANALAAAALARAYGVPATAVRDGLRAFRPDAHRMQHVADVSGVAYIDDSKATNTHAADASLAAYGSIVWIAGGLAKGATFDELVARAASRLRGVVLIGADRALIREALARHAPEVPVVDLDRTDTGAMAAVVREAARLATPGDTVLLAPACASMDMFTNYNVRGDAFAEAVRGLTAEGA; encoded by the coding sequence ATGACGCAGCAGCCGGTCTGGGCCGGGCAGCACATCACCGTCGCCGGCCTCGGCGTGAGCGGTATCAGTGCCGCCCGCGCCCTGGCCGGCCTGGGCGCCGACATCACCGTCGTGGACGGCGGCGACTCACCCGTGCTCCGGGAGCGCGCCGAGAAGCTGCGCGCCGAGCACATCTCCGTACGCCTCGGCGACGGCGCCACCCTGCCGCCCGGCACCACGCTCGTCGTGACCTCGCCCGGCTGGAAGCCCACCTCGCCGCTGTTTGCCGCGGCCGCCGCCGCGGGCGTGCAGGTGGTCGGGGACGTGGAGATCGCCTGGCGGCTGCGCGGCACCGGCGCCCCCCAGGGGCAGGACGGCGGCCCGGCGCCCTGGCTGGCGGTCACCGGCACCAACGGCAAGACCACGACCGTGCGGATGCTGGCGTCGATCCTCGCCGCCGCGGGCCTGCGGACCACCGCGGTGGGGAACATCGGCACGCCCATCATCGATGTCATTCTCAGCGGCGAGCCGTACGACGTCCTGGCCGTCGAGCTCTCCAGCTACCAGCTCCACTGGGCGCCCTCCCTGCGCGCGCACTCCGCCGCCGTGCTGAACCTCGCCCCGGACCACCTCGACTGGCACGGCTCGATGGAGGCCTACGCGGCCGACAAGGGCCGCATCTACACGGGCAACCAGGTCGCCTGCGTCTACAACGACGCGGACAAGGCCACCGAGGACCTGGTCCGCGAGGCCGACGTCGAAGAGGGCTGCCGCGCCATCGGCTTCACCCTCTCCGCGCCCGCCCCCTCCCAACTCGGCGTGGTGGACGGCGTCCTCGTCGACCGAGCCTTCGTGCCCGACCGGCAGAGCCAGGCGCAGGAACTCGCCGAGGTCTCCGACGTGCAGCCGCCCGCCCCCCACAACATCGCCAACGCCCTGGCGGCCGCGGCCCTAGCGCGCGCCTACGGGGTGCCGGCCACCGCGGTCCGCGACGGGCTGCGGGCCTTCAGGCCGGACGCGCACCGCATGCAACACGTCGCCGACGTCTCCGGCGTCGCCTACATCGACGACTCCAAGGCCACCAACACCCATGCCGCCGACGCCTCCTTGGCGGCGTACGGGTCGATCGTGTGGATCGCGGGCGGGCTCGCCAAGGGCGCGACCTTCGACGAACTCGTCGCGCGGGCGGCCTCCCGGCTGCGCGGGGTGGTGCTGATCGGCGCCGATCGTGCCCTCATCCGTGAAGCGCTTGCGCGACACGCCCCCGAGGTCCCGGTGGTCGACCTCGACCGGACCGACACTGGGGCGATGGCGGCGGTGGTCCGGGAGGCGGCGCGGCTCGCCACGCCCGGTGACACGGTGCTGCTGGCGCCCGCCTGCGCTTCCATGGATATGTTCACCAACTACAACGTGCGCGGAGATGCGTTCGCGGAGGCGGTCCGCGGCCTCACCGCGGAGGGCGCCTGA
- the ftsW gene encoding putative lipid II flippase FtsW, whose protein sequence is MSGRGAPVRGPGRPARPSRAAGPERSGLPRQVPRWVPLGGLAARARRTWDRPLTAYYVILGSSLLITVLGLVMVYSASMIRALQLSLPASYFFRKQFVAALIGGVLMFAAARMPVRLHRALAYPLLAGSVFLMVLVQVPGMGMAVNGNQNWISLGGPFQLQPSEFGKLALVLWGADLLARKQERRLLAQWKHMLVPLVPATFLLLGLIMLGGDMGTAIILTAILFGLLWLAGAPTRLFAGVLSIAGLIGLMMIKTSPNRMARLACIGATEPGPGDQCWQAVHGIYALASGGLFGSGLGASVEKWGQLPEAHTDFIFAVTGEELGLAGTLSVLALFTALGYAGIRVAGRTEEPFVRYAAGGVITWITAQVVVNIGAVLGLLPIAGVPLPLFSYGGSALLPTMFAVGLLIAFARDEPAARAALAMRQGRSAGPLRRWRPVFGRKRAAARGGRSGRSGQEPRGWNTMRRRATARTSGER, encoded by the coding sequence ATGTCCGGACGTGGTGCCCCGGTGCGCGGGCCCGGGCGTCCCGCACGGCCCTCGCGGGCAGCGGGCCCGGAGCGGTCCGGGCTGCCGAGGCAGGTGCCGCGGTGGGTGCCGCTGGGCGGCCTCGCGGCACGCGCCCGCCGGACCTGGGACCGGCCGTTGACCGCCTATTATGTGATTCTCGGCAGTAGTCTGCTGATCACAGTACTCGGTCTTGTGATGGTCTACTCGGCCTCCATGATCCGGGCGTTGCAGCTCTCGCTGCCCGCTTCCTACTTCTTCCGCAAGCAGTTCGTGGCGGCGCTCATCGGCGGTGTGCTGATGTTCGCGGCGGCCCGTATGCCGGTACGGCTGCACCGCGCGCTGGCCTATCCGCTGCTCGCGGGGTCCGTCTTCCTGATGGTGCTGGTCCAGGTGCCCGGGATGGGGATGGCGGTCAACGGCAACCAGAACTGGATCTCGCTCGGCGGCCCGTTCCAGTTGCAGCCCAGCGAGTTCGGCAAGCTGGCCCTCGTGCTGTGGGGCGCCGACCTGCTGGCACGCAAGCAGGAGCGGCGGCTGCTGGCCCAGTGGAAGCACATGCTGGTGCCGCTGGTGCCGGCCACGTTCCTGCTGCTCGGCCTGATCATGCTCGGCGGCGACATGGGCACCGCGATCATCCTGACCGCCATCCTCTTCGGCCTGCTGTGGCTGGCCGGAGCCCCCACCAGGCTGTTCGCCGGCGTGCTCTCCATCGCCGGTCTCATCGGGCTGATGATGATCAAGACCAGCCCCAACCGGATGGCGCGGCTCGCCTGCATCGGCGCCACCGAGCCGGGGCCCGGCGACCAGTGCTGGCAGGCGGTGCACGGCATCTACGCGCTGGCGTCCGGGGGGCTCTTCGGTTCGGGGCTCGGCGCGAGTGTGGAAAAATGGGGGCAACTGCCCGAAGCCCACACGGACTTCATCTTCGCCGTCACCGGTGAGGAGCTGGGCCTGGCGGGGACGCTGTCCGTCCTCGCCCTCTTCACGGCTCTAGGCTATGCGGGTATCCGCGTGGCCGGACGTACGGAGGAGCCGTTCGTGAGGTATGCCGCGGGCGGCGTGATCACCTGGATCACGGCCCAGGTCGTGGTCAACATCGGTGCGGTGCTCGGCCTGCTGCCGATCGCCGGTGTCCCGCTCCCGCTGTTCTCCTACGGCGGGTCCGCCCTGCTGCCCACCATGTTCGCCGTGGGGCTGCTGATCGCCTTCGCCCGCGACGAGCCCGCCGCGCGAGCGGCTCTCGCGATGCGGCAGGGCCGGTCCGCCGGGCCCCTTCGTCGGTGGCGGCCGGTCTTTGGTAGAAAGCGGGCGGCGGCACGAGGCGGCCGGTCCGGCCGGAGCGGCCAGGAGCCTCGCGGATGGAACACGATGCGACGGCGCGCGACCGCGCGCACGTCCGGAGAGCGGTGA
- the murG gene encoding undecaprenyldiphospho-muramoylpentapeptide beta-N-acetylglucosaminyltransferase encodes MHVVLAGGGTAGHIEPALALADALRRQDPTVGITALGTERGLETRLVPERGYELALIPAVPLPRKPTPELITVPGRLRGTIKAAEQILERTKADAVVGFGGYVALPGYLAAKRLGVPIVIHEANARPGLANKIGSRYAAQVAVSTPDSKLRGARYIGIPLRRSIATLDRAAARPEARAAFGLDPQAATLLVSGGSQGARRLNEVVQRVAPVLQRSGIQILHAVGPKNDMPHVDNMPGMPPYIPVPYVNRMDLAYAAADMMLCRAGAMTVAELSAVGLPAAYVPLPIGNGEQRLNAQPVVKAGGGLLVDDAELTPEWVQANVLPVLSDPHRLYEMSRAASEFGRRDADELLVGMVYEAIASRRAA; translated from the coding sequence GTGCATGTCGTACTCGCCGGCGGGGGGACCGCCGGCCACATCGAGCCCGCGCTCGCCCTCGCGGACGCCCTGCGCAGGCAGGACCCGACCGTGGGGATCACGGCCCTGGGCACGGAGCGTGGCCTTGAGACCCGTCTGGTGCCGGAGCGGGGCTACGAACTGGCGCTGATCCCCGCGGTACCGCTACCCCGCAAGCCCACCCCCGAGCTGATCACCGTGCCCGGACGGCTGCGCGGCACGATCAAGGCGGCCGAGCAGATCCTGGAGCGCACCAAGGCCGACGCGGTCGTCGGCTTCGGCGGCTACGTGGCGCTGCCCGGCTACCTCGCGGCCAAGCGGCTCGGGGTGCCGATCGTCATCCACGAGGCGAACGCGCGCCCGGGACTCGCGAACAAGATCGGCTCGCGCTACGCGGCCCAGGTCGCGGTGTCCACCCCGGACAGCAAGCTGCGAGGCGCCCGCTACATCGGGATCCCGCTGCGCCGTTCCATCGCCACCCTCGACCGCGCGGCGGCGCGCCCGGAGGCGCGCGCCGCGTTCGGACTCGACCCCCAGGCCGCCACGCTCCTGGTCTCCGGCGGTTCGCAGGGCGCACGCCGGCTCAACGAGGTCGTCCAGCGGGTCGCCCCCGTGCTCCAGCGCTCCGGAATCCAGATCCTGCACGCCGTGGGCCCGAAGAACGACATGCCACATGTCGACAACATGCCGGGAATGCCTCCCTATATCCCGGTACCGTACGTGAATCGTATGGATCTCGCCTACGCCGCGGCCGACATGATGCTCTGCCGCGCCGGCGCGATGACCGTCGCCGAGCTCTCCGCCGTCGGACTGCCCGCCGCCTATGTCCCGCTGCCCATCGGCAACGGCGAACAGCGGCTGAACGCCCAGCCGGTGGTCAAGGCGGGCGGCGGTCTGCTCGTCGACGACGCCGAGCTGACGCCCGAGTGGGTGCAGGCCAACGTGCTGCCGGTGCTCTCCGATCCGCACCGGCTGTACGAGATGTCCCGTGCCGCATCCGAGTTCGGCCGCCGGGACGCCGACGAGCTGCTGGTCGGCATGGTGTACGAGGCGATCGCGAGCCGTCGCGCCGCGTGA
- a CDS encoding cell division protein FtsQ/DivIB — translation MERGARGARGQSGGQGEPGASAERSEAGAGPGTAEPGERQQPEPGPLGPPRGRGPFRRPGAPTGAPRARLLSGAVRRRRLLAALVALALLGGFSGWALYGSPWLRVQRVTVSGVRELTEQQVRDAAAVRFGVPLVSVDTDAVAERLRRALPRIDSVNVVRSWPHGIGLKVVERTPALLIAQDGKFIEVDAKGVRFATVPVAPKRVPLLELQPRRDGGGAASLRRFGPPRLVGAAVRVAADLPDAVARDGRVLKVRSYDSISVELTGGRTVVWGSEEQGAEKARVLSALMKAAPRARHFDVSVPTAPAASGS, via the coding sequence GTGGAGAGGGGTGCGAGGGGCGCGAGGGGCCAGTCGGGCGGGCAGGGCGAGCCGGGCGCAAGCGCCGAGCGGAGTGAGGCGGGCGCCGGACCGGGCACCGCCGAGCCCGGCGAACGGCAGCAGCCGGAGCCCGGCCCCCTCGGCCCGCCGCGTGGCCGCGGCCCCTTCCGGCGGCCCGGGGCGCCCACCGGGGCGCCCCGGGCCCGGCTGCTGAGCGGGGCGGTGCGGCGCCGCCGCCTTCTCGCGGCACTGGTGGCGCTCGCCCTGCTGGGCGGGTTCAGCGGCTGGGCGCTCTACGGCTCGCCCTGGCTGCGTGTGCAGCGCGTGACGGTGTCGGGGGTCCGGGAGCTCACCGAGCAGCAGGTCCGTGACGCCGCTGCCGTACGCTTCGGCGTCCCGCTCGTCTCGGTGGACACCGACGCCGTGGCGGAACGGCTGCGGCGCGCACTGCCGCGTATCGACTCCGTGAACGTGGTCCGTTCCTGGCCGCACGGAATCGGCCTGAAAGTGGTCGAGCGCACTCCCGCACTGCTTATCGCGCAGGACGGGAAGTTCATCGAAGTGGACGCCAAGGGAGTGCGGTTCGCAACCGTTCCCGTGGCCCCCAAGCGCGTTCCGCTTCTTGAATTGCAGCCTCGGCGTGACGGCGGCGGCGCGGCCAGCCTGCGCCGTTTCGGTCCGCCCCGCCTGGTGGGTGCCGCGGTGCGGGTGGCGGCCGATCTTCCCGACGCGGTGGCCCGCGACGGGCGCGTTCTCAAGGTCCGTTCATACGACAGTATCTCCGTCGAGTTGACGGGCGGGCGCACCGTCGTATGGGGAAGCGAGGAGCAGGGAGCCGAGAAGGCCAGAGTGCTCTCCGCTCTCATGAAAGCCGCTCCGCGTGCCCGGCACTTCGACGTCAGCGTCCCCACCGCCCCGGCCGCGTCCGGGAGTTGA
- the ftsZ gene encoding cell division protein FtsZ, which yields MAAPQNYLAVIKVIGVGGGGVNAINRMIEVGLKGVEFIAINTDAQALLMSDADVKLDVGRELTRGLGAGANPAVGRKAAEDHREEIEEVLKGADMVFVTAGEGGGTGTGGAPVVANIARSLGALTIGVVTRPFTFEGRRRANQAEDGIAELRDEVDTLIVIPNDRLLSISDRQVSVLDAFKSADQVLLSGVQGITDLITTPGLINLDFADVKSVMSEAGSALMGIGSARGDDRAVAAAEMAISSPLLEASIDGARGVLLSISGGSDLGLFEINEAAQLVSEAAHPEANIIFGAVIDDALGDEVRVTVIAAGFDGGQPPSKRDTMHGSSSAKREDSPRSMEPRPETRPAFGGLGSVTPREEDPEPVSGDLGSGSSGGSGITPAPRVYPDSAAEELDVPDFLK from the coding sequence GTGGCAGCACCGCAGAACTACCTCGCAGTCATCAAGGTCATCGGTGTCGGCGGCGGTGGTGTCAATGCGATCAACCGGATGATCGAGGTCGGTCTCAAGGGCGTCGAGTTCATCGCCATCAACACCGACGCGCAAGCCCTGTTGATGAGCGACGCCGACGTCAAACTCGACGTCGGCCGCGAACTCACCCGCGGACTCGGCGCCGGAGCGAACCCGGCCGTGGGCCGCAAGGCGGCCGAGGACCACCGCGAGGAGATCGAGGAGGTCCTCAAGGGGGCCGACATGGTCTTCGTCACGGCCGGTGAGGGCGGCGGCACCGGCACCGGCGGCGCGCCCGTCGTGGCCAACATCGCCCGCTCGCTCGGAGCCCTCACCATCGGCGTCGTGACGCGCCCCTTCACCTTCGAGGGCCGCAGGCGCGCCAACCAGGCCGAGGACGGCATCGCCGAACTCCGCGACGAGGTCGACACCCTCATCGTCATCCCCAACGACCGGCTGCTGTCCATCTCGGACCGCCAGGTCAGCGTCCTCGACGCCTTCAAGTCCGCGGACCAGGTGCTCCTCTCCGGTGTCCAGGGCATCACCGACCTCATCACCACCCCCGGCCTGATCAACCTCGACTTCGCCGACGTCAAGTCCGTGATGTCCGAGGCGGGCTCCGCGCTGATGGGCATCGGCTCCGCCCGCGGCGACGACCGCGCGGTGGCCGCCGCGGAGATGGCGATCTCCTCGCCGCTCCTGGAGGCTTCCATCGACGGCGCCCGGGGCGTGCTGCTCTCCATCTCCGGCGGCTCGGACCTCGGCCTCTTCGAGATCAACGAGGCCGCCCAGCTGGTGAGCGAGGCCGCGCACCCCGAGGCCAACATCATCTTCGGCGCGGTGATCGACGACGCCCTCGGCGACGAGGTCCGGGTGACCGTGATCGCCGCCGGCTTCGACGGCGGCCAGCCGCCCTCCAAGCGGGACACCATGCACGGCTCGTCCTCGGCCAAGCGCGAGGACTCGCCGCGCTCCATGGAGCCCCGGCCCGAGACCCGGCCGGCCTTCGGAGGGCTCGGCAGCGTCACCCCGCGCGAGGAGGACCCGGAGCCCGTCTCCGGCGACCTGGGCTCCGGCTCGTCGGGCGGCTCGGGGATCACGCCGGCCCCCCGGGTGTACCCGGACAGCGCGGCCGAGGAGCTCGACGTGCCGGACTTCCTCAAGTGA